Proteins found in one Candidatus Dormiibacterota bacterium genomic segment:
- a CDS encoding HAMP domain-containing sensor histidine kinase: MRGRILRAIVGVTALAVVVLSVPLGLAVASVYRDEAVRRLVDDATQAATLVPAPLTAADPAELPSPEDGARLSLYAADGHRLSGPGPAAADPVTRMALGGHVGAASVGAEVVAAVPVGSQEQVVGAVRSALAQATVDGRVHRAWLILGGLGLAAVGLAAAVAVLQARRLSRPLDALGAAAVRLGGGDFSVQVPPSGVAEIDTVAGSLNATAARLAVVLERERAFSADASHQLRTPLTALRLRLEGGLLAGDGLAPAVAAALEEIDRLQGTVEELLELARDAPGDRRPLDLAALCAEQEGRWRAALAAVHRPLRLELPSALPPVPASASAMRQILDVLLDNAAVHGAGAVRVVAGELPGGVHVDVGDEGDGVLDPALVFARRASGGGGRGIGLALARSLAEAEGGRLLLQRAGPGPVFRLVLARRDPP; this comes from the coding sequence ATGAGAGGGCGCATCCTCCGCGCCATCGTCGGCGTGACCGCGCTCGCGGTGGTGGTGCTCTCGGTGCCGCTGGGCCTCGCCGTGGCCAGCGTCTACCGCGACGAGGCGGTGCGCCGGCTGGTCGACGATGCCACCCAGGCGGCCACCCTGGTCCCCGCCCCGCTCACCGCCGCCGACCCCGCCGAGCTGCCCAGCCCGGAGGACGGCGCCCGGCTCTCCCTCTACGCCGCCGATGGCCACCGGCTCTCCGGACCCGGGCCCGCCGCCGCCGACCCGGTCACCCGGATGGCCCTGGGCGGCCATGTCGGCGCCGCCTCGGTGGGGGCGGAGGTGGTGGCCGCGGTGCCGGTGGGGTCGCAGGAGCAGGTGGTCGGGGCGGTGCGCTCGGCGCTCGCCCAGGCGACCGTCGACGGCAGGGTCCACCGCGCCTGGCTGATCCTCGGCGGGCTGGGGCTGGCGGCGGTCGGCCTCGCCGCCGCGGTCGCCGTCCTCCAGGCGCGCCGGCTCAGCCGTCCCCTCGACGCCCTCGGCGCCGCGGCGGTACGGCTCGGCGGCGGCGACTTCTCGGTGCAGGTGCCGCCCAGCGGGGTGGCCGAGATCGACACCGTGGCGGGGTCGCTGAACGCCACCGCGGCCCGCCTCGCCGTGGTCCTCGAACGCGAGCGCGCCTTCAGCGCCGACGCCTCCCACCAGCTGCGCACCCCGCTCACCGCGCTCCGGCTGCGTCTCGAGGGCGGCCTCCTCGCCGGTGACGGGCTGGCCCCCGCGGTGGCCGCGGCCCTCGAGGAGATCGACCGGCTGCAGGGCACCGTCGAGGAGCTCCTCGAGCTCGCCCGCGACGCCCCCGGCGACCGCCGGCCTCTCGACCTCGCCGCCCTCTGCGCCGAGCAGGAGGGCCGCTGGCGGGCGGCGCTCGCCGCCGTTCACCGGCCGCTGCGGCTCGAGCTCCCGTCCGCGCTGCCGCCGGTGCCGGCCTCGGCCTCGGCGATGCGCCAGATCCTCGACGTGCTCCTCGACAACGCCGCCGTCCACGGCGCCGGGGCGGTGCGGGTGGTGGCCGGCGAGCTCCCCGGGGGCGTCCACGTCGACGTCGGCGACGAGGGCGACGGGGTGCTCGACCCCGCCCTCGTGTTCGCCCGCCGCGCCTCCGGCGGCGGGGGCAGGGGGATCGGGCTGGCGCTGGCGCGCTCCCTCGCCGAGGCCGAGGGCGGCCGGCTGCTGCTGCAGCGCGCCGGACCCGGGCCGGTGTTCCGCCTGGTGCTGGCGCGGCGCGACCCGCCGTGA
- a CDS encoding response regulator transcription factor, producing MGTRILLIEDDEGIGRSLAGVLEGQGHAVRWSRGGRDGLAAADEEAPEVVLLDLGLPDLDGVEVCRRLRGAHPGVAIIVVTARDAEVDVVVGLDAGADDYVTKPFRLAELLARLRAQERRLGARRDQGPLRAGGIELDVEARRATATGGELALSPKEFDLLSLLVAECGRAVTRERIIELVWDEHWYGSTKTLDMHIVALRRKLAAAGETTARITTLRGVGYRLDAG from the coding sequence ATGGGCACGCGGATCCTCCTCATCGAGGACGACGAGGGCATCGGCAGGAGCCTGGCCGGCGTGCTCGAGGGCCAGGGCCACGCGGTGCGCTGGAGCCGGGGCGGCCGCGACGGGCTCGCGGCCGCCGACGAGGAGGCGCCCGAGGTGGTGCTCCTCGACCTCGGGCTGCCCGACCTCGACGGGGTCGAGGTCTGCCGCCGGCTGCGCGGCGCCCATCCGGGGGTCGCGATCATCGTGGTCACCGCCCGGGACGCCGAGGTCGACGTGGTCGTCGGGCTCGACGCCGGCGCCGACGACTACGTCACCAAGCCCTTCCGGCTCGCCGAGCTGCTCGCCCGGCTCCGCGCCCAGGAGCGACGCCTCGGCGCCCGCCGCGACCAGGGGCCGCTGCGCGCCGGCGGCATCGAGCTCGACGTCGAGGCGCGGCGGGCGACGGCGACCGGCGGCGAGCTGGCCCTCAGCCCCAAGGAGTTCGACCTCCTCTCCCTGCTGGTGGCCGAGTGCGGGCGGGCGGTCACCCGCGAGCGGATCATCGAGCTGGTCTGGGACGAGCACTGGTACGGGTCGACCAAGACCCTCGACATGCACATCGTCGCGCTCCGCAGGAAGCTCGCCGCCGCCGGCGAGACCACCGCGCGGATCACCACCCTGCGCGGGGTCGGATACCGCCTCGACGCCGGATGA
- a CDS encoding ATP-binding cassette domain-containing protein, whose protein sequence is MSEPALDARSLYRFFHAGDDETLALQGVSLRVEAGEIVAVVGPSGSGKSTLLACLAGMDDPDGGTVHVGGERLSRRPERERRALRGRHIGMLFQSGNLLDHLTVTENVDLAQRLAGRRDPRRAAAVLEELGLTARAGALPGRLSGGELCRAGIAVAVANDPTVLLADEPTGEVDSVTGQRVLDLLEDRARRGVAVVVVTHSEVVAAAADRVVALADGRVVG, encoded by the coding sequence GTGAGCGAGCCCGCCCTCGACGCCCGCAGCCTCTACCGCTTCTTCCACGCCGGCGACGACGAGACCCTCGCCCTGCAGGGCGTGTCGCTGCGGGTCGAGGCCGGCGAGATCGTGGCGGTGGTCGGGCCCTCCGGGTCCGGCAAGTCGACCCTGCTCGCCTGCCTGGCGGGGATGGACGACCCCGACGGCGGCACCGTCCACGTCGGCGGCGAGCGGCTCTCCCGCCGCCCCGAGCGGGAGCGGCGGGCGCTGCGCGGCCGTCACATCGGCATGCTCTTCCAGAGCGGCAACCTCCTCGACCACCTCACCGTGACCGAGAACGTCGACCTCGCCCAGCGCCTCGCCGGGCGCCGCGACCCGCGCCGGGCCGCCGCCGTGCTCGAGGAGCTCGGCCTCACCGCCCGCGCCGGCGCCCTCCCCGGCCGGCTGAGCGGCGGCGAGCTCTGCCGCGCCGGGATCGCGGTCGCGGTCGCCAACGATCCCACCGTGCTGCTCGCCGACGAGCCCACCGGCGAGGTCGACTCGGTGACCGGCCAGCGGGTGCTCGACCTGCTCGAGGACCGCGCCCGCCGCGGCGTCGCGGTGGTGGTGGTCACCCACAGCGAGGTGGTGGCGGCGGCCGCGGACCGGGTGGTCGCCCTCGCCGACGGCCGGGTGGTCGGGTGA
- a CDS encoding ABC transporter ATP-binding protein translates to MSAPGVGAEVVARCEAAGRCYGSGAGAVVALQRASCAVRAGERIVVTGPSGSGKSTLLHLLAGLETPSEGVVDWPAIGPRDRLRPLAVATILQGPSLLPPLDVLENVALPLMLGGMAEARALAAAAAALEALGLGSLSGRLPEEISGGQAQRVAVARVLAGSPRLVLADEPTGQLDGATGTQMLDVLDEAVARLGAALVLTTHDRRVAARFDTAWTMADGRLTGAA, encoded by the coding sequence GTGAGCGCGCCCGGGGTGGGCGCCGAGGTCGTGGCGCGCTGCGAGGCCGCCGGCCGCTGCTACGGCTCCGGCGCCGGCGCCGTGGTGGCGCTGCAGCGGGCCTCGTGCGCCGTGCGCGCCGGCGAGCGGATCGTCGTCACCGGGCCCTCCGGCTCGGGGAAGTCGACCCTGCTCCACCTCCTCGCCGGCCTGGAGACCCCCTCCGAAGGGGTCGTCGACTGGCCTGCCATCGGGCCGCGGGACCGGCTCCGGCCGCTCGCCGTCGCCACCATCCTCCAGGGTCCCAGCCTGCTGCCGCCGCTCGACGTGCTCGAGAACGTGGCCCTGCCGCTGATGCTCGGCGGCATGGCCGAGGCCCGGGCGCTCGCCGCCGCCGCCGCCGCGCTCGAGGCCCTGGGGCTCGGGTCGCTCTCCGGCCGCCTCCCCGAGGAGATCTCCGGCGGCCAGGCGCAGCGGGTGGCGGTTGCCAGGGTGCTCGCCGGCTCCCCCCGGCTGGTGCTCGCCGACGAGCCCACCGGCCAGCTCGACGGCGCCACCGGGACCCAGATGCTCGACGTGCTCGACGAGGCGGTCGCCCGCCTCGGGGCGGCGCTCGTGCTCACCACCCACGACCGCCGCGTCGCCGCCCGCTTCGACACCGCCTGGACGATGGCCGACGGCCGCCTGACCGGGGCGGCGTGA
- a CDS encoding FtsX-like permease family protein has protein sequence MLGVLWMRGLLARRRGRLLATATGIAMAVALLASIGAFLSSSSATMTRRTAANVPVDWQVETQPGADPAAVLAAVRATPTVTVALPVGMATTTGLTAETGGTTQTTGAGVAVGLPDGYAARFGGEIRPLVGAATGVLVAQQTAANLHVRPGDTVSVGRAGSPAATLTVDGVVDLPHADSLFQKVGAARGSQPSAPPDNVLLVPLATWHQLFDPVAAARPEQVRQQVHVHLDRALPAAPGDAFDRVTGLARNLESRLTGAGLVGDNLGAALDAARGDAAYATVLFLFLGLPGAVLAGLLTAVVAGTGADRRRRDQALLRARGAGTRTLVALALLEALAAGAVGGAAGLLLAALTGRLAFGGAGFGGDAATALWDALAVGAGLLIAALVVAVPAMRDARRLSVAGARRVEGRRDRPIWPPAAAGVVLLGIAVATYLVTSRQGYTLVLAPEGVPSISVDHLALAGPASLWLATALITWSLAELLLRRGRGLLTRAVRPLAGPLASSVSASLSRQRRLLAPGLVLVGLTAAFAASTSVFNATYAQQAEVDARLTNGADVTVTEPPGAPAANGTEARLAALAGVRAVEPLVHRFAYVGADLQDIFGVRPGTITAAASLQDAYFMGATAAQLMGRLAAQQDAILVSAETVKDFQLQPGDHLTLRLQDRRSQALVPVTFRYAGIASEFPTAPRDSFLVANASYIGAMTGDPSASTYLVDTTGTPPAGVAAAARGVLGVGPVVTDITTTRRVVGSSLTAVDLDGLTRVELAFALIFGAASTGLLLALGVIERRRTFALAAALGARPRQLAAFLWAEAGIVVAGGLAAGALAGWALSRMLVAVLSGVFDPPPAALRVPGLYLGSATAVAVLAVAAVVLVFSRRLTRLTGAMLREL, from the coding sequence ATGCTCGGCGTGCTCTGGATGCGCGGGCTGCTCGCCCGCCGCCGCGGCCGGCTCCTCGCCACCGCCACGGGCATCGCCATGGCGGTGGCCCTGCTCGCCTCGATCGGCGCATTCCTCAGCAGCTCGTCGGCGACGATGACCCGGCGCACCGCCGCCAACGTCCCCGTCGACTGGCAGGTCGAGACCCAGCCCGGCGCCGACCCCGCCGCGGTGCTCGCCGCGGTGCGGGCCACCCCGACGGTGACGGTCGCGCTGCCGGTGGGGATGGCGACCACGACCGGCCTCACCGCCGAGACCGGCGGCACCACCCAGACCACCGGCGCCGGGGTCGCGGTGGGCCTCCCGGACGGCTACGCGGCCCGGTTCGGCGGCGAGATCCGCCCGCTGGTGGGCGCGGCGACCGGGGTGCTGGTCGCCCAGCAGACCGCCGCCAACCTCCACGTCCGCCCCGGTGACACCGTGAGCGTCGGGCGCGCCGGCTCGCCCGCGGCCACCCTGACCGTGGACGGAGTGGTCGACCTGCCCCACGCCGACAGCCTGTTCCAGAAGGTGGGCGCGGCCCGCGGCTCGCAGCCGAGCGCACCGCCGGACAACGTCCTGCTGGTGCCGCTGGCCACCTGGCACCAGCTCTTCGACCCGGTCGCCGCCGCCCGGCCCGAGCAGGTGCGCCAGCAGGTGCACGTCCACCTCGACCGCGCCCTCCCCGCCGCCCCCGGCGACGCCTTCGACCGGGTCACCGGCCTGGCCCGCAACCTCGAGAGCCGGCTGACCGGCGCCGGCCTGGTCGGCGACAACCTCGGCGCCGCCCTCGACGCCGCCCGCGGCGACGCCGCCTACGCCACCGTGCTCTTCCTCTTCCTCGGCCTCCCCGGGGCGGTGCTCGCCGGCCTGCTCACCGCGGTGGTGGCCGGCACCGGCGCCGACCGCCGCCGCCGCGACCAGGCGCTGCTCCGCGCCCGCGGCGCCGGCACCCGCACCCTGGTCGCGCTGGCGCTGCTCGAGGCGCTGGCGGCGGGCGCGGTGGGGGGGGCCGCCGGGCTGCTGCTCGCCGCGCTCACCGGCCGGCTGGCCTTCGGCGGCGCCGGGTTCGGCGGCGACGCCGCCACCGCGCTGTGGGACGCGCTCGCGGTGGGCGCCGGCCTGCTCATCGCCGCCCTGGTGGTCGCGGTCCCGGCGATGCGCGACGCCCGCCGCCTCAGCGTCGCCGGCGCCCGCCGGGTCGAGGGCCGCCGCGACCGCCCGATCTGGCCGCCCGCGGCCGCCGGCGTGGTCCTGCTCGGAATCGCGGTGGCGACGTACCTGGTCACCAGCCGGCAGGGCTACACCCTGGTGCTCGCGCCCGAGGGGGTGCCGAGCATCTCCGTCGACCACCTCGCCCTCGCCGGGCCCGCCAGCCTCTGGCTGGCCACCGCGCTGATCACCTGGAGCCTCGCCGAGCTGCTGCTGCGCCGCGGCCGCGGCCTCCTCACCCGGGCGGTGCGGCCGCTCGCCGGCCCGCTCGCCTCCAGCGTGTCCGCATCGCTGAGCCGGCAGCGCCGCCTGCTCGCGCCCGGGCTGGTGCTGGTCGGCCTGACCGCCGCCTTCGCCGCCTCCACCTCGGTCTTCAACGCCACCTATGCCCAGCAGGCCGAGGTCGACGCCCGGCTCACCAACGGCGCCGACGTCACCGTCACCGAGCCCCCGGGCGCACCCGCCGCGAACGGCACGGAGGCCCGCCTCGCCGCCCTCGCCGGGGTGCGGGCGGTCGAGCCCCTGGTGCACCGCTTCGCCTACGTGGGCGCCGACCTCCAGGACATCTTCGGGGTCCGCCCGGGGACGATCACCGCCGCCGCCAGCCTCCAGGACGCCTACTTCATGGGTGCCACCGCCGCCCAGCTGATGGGGCGGCTCGCCGCCCAGCAGGACGCCATCCTGGTCAGCGCCGAGACCGTGAAGGACTTCCAGCTCCAGCCCGGCGACCACCTCACCCTGCGCCTCCAGGACCGGCGCAGCCAGGCGCTCGTCCCGGTCACGTTCCGGTATGCCGGGATCGCCTCCGAGTTCCCCACCGCCCCGCGGGACAGCTTCCTCGTCGCCAACGCCTCGTACATCGGGGCGATGACCGGCGACCCGTCGGCCTCCACCTACCTGGTCGACACCACCGGCACCCCGCCCGCCGGGGTGGCGGCGGCGGCCCGCGGGGTGCTCGGGGTGGGACCGGTGGTCACCGACATCACCACCACCCGCCGGGTGGTCGGCTCCAGCCTCACCGCCGTCGACCTCGACGGCCTCACCCGAGTCGAGCTCGCCTTCGCGCTGATCTTCGGCGCCGCCTCGACCGGGCTGCTGCTCGCCCTCGGGGTGATCGAGCGGCGGCGCACCTTCGCCCTCGCCGCCGCGCTGGGGGCGAGGCCCCGGCAGCTCGCCGCCTTCCTCTGGGCGGAGGCGGGCATCGTCGTGGCCGGCGGTCTCGCCGCCGGCGCGCTCGCCGGGTGGGCGCTCTCGCGGATGCTCGTGGCGGTGCTCTCCGGGGTGTTCGACCCGCCGCCGGCGGCGCTGCGCGTCCCCGGGCTCTACCTGGGGTCGGCGACCGCGGTGGCGGTGCTCGCCGTGGCCGCGGTGGTGCTGGTGTTCAGCCGCCGGCTGACCCGGCTCACCGGGGCGATGCTCCGCGAGCTCTGA
- a CDS encoding DedA family protein gives MSLLNAVHGWSALIVLCSLIFVEEAGVPLPMAPGDLLLVGAGVLISTGGLDPVTFLPLAFLASLSGAMVAYTWTRALGARALSSLAERLGAGRHLERAAERLRNAGPWTILVARLIPGLRINTNLMAGALQVPRRTFLAGLIPSILIWEVVFVGLGAAVGTPVEHYLGRLEHLMLRGAVFILIGLAGYLAVRHIPIPDAPGEEAPPPRRFHALRLVLAVVVDLSAIALIVNGLDSIVDGVLGAGRQVNESVLLSVQVAVSVAVYLALSRTLSRTTLGEALFRVTYRARRSPRLRAG, from the coding sequence GTGAGCCTGCTCAACGCCGTCCACGGCTGGTCCGCGCTGATCGTGCTGTGCAGCCTCATCTTCGTGGAGGAGGCGGGGGTGCCCCTGCCGATGGCCCCCGGCGACCTGCTGCTGGTCGGCGCCGGGGTGCTGATCTCCACCGGCGGCCTCGACCCGGTCACCTTCCTCCCCCTCGCCTTCCTCGCGTCGCTGAGCGGGGCGATGGTCGCCTACACCTGGACCCGCGCCCTCGGCGCCCGGGCGCTCTCGTCGCTCGCCGAGCGGCTGGGCGCCGGCCGGCACCTCGAGCGGGCCGCCGAACGGCTGCGCAACGCCGGCCCCTGGACGATCCTGGTCGCCCGCCTCATCCCCGGCCTGCGGATCAACACCAACCTCATGGCGGGTGCGCTCCAGGTGCCGCGGCGCACCTTCCTCGCCGGCCTGATCCCGTCGATCCTCATCTGGGAGGTGGTGTTCGTCGGCCTCGGCGCCGCCGTCGGCACGCCCGTCGAGCACTACCTCGGCCGCCTCGAGCACCTGATGCTGCGCGGCGCCGTGTTCATCCTCATCGGCCTCGCCGGCTACCTGGCGGTGCGCCACATCCCCATCCCCGACGCCCCCGGCGAGGAGGCGCCGCCGCCGCGCCGCTTCCACGCGCTCCGGCTCGTGCTCGCCGTGGTCGTCGACCTGTCGGCGATCGCGCTCATCGTCAACGGGCTCGACAGCATCGTCGACGGGGTCCTCGGCGCCGGCAGGCAGGTCAACGAGTCGGTCCTGCTCAGCGTCCAGGTGGCGGTCTCGGTGGCCGTCTACCTCGCCCTCTCCCGCACCCTGAGCCGCACCACCCTCGGCGAGGCGCTCTTCCGGGTCACCTACCGGGCGCGGCGGAGCCCGCGGCTTCGCGCCGGGTAG
- a CDS encoding alpha/beta hydrolase, which translates to MAHDAFLDLPPSDPAWGHGLCTDRQGHRVHYVRSGGGAPVVLLHGWPGFWYDNRRVIPTLGAEVDVVAPDLRGFGASDAPDLPAATGYGREAQARVVLDLMDALDLERAVLAGYDVGSAVAQTVARLAPGRVRGLVLGAPLHPGSGARALLPVHQREFWYQDFHRLPLAVELAGRDRTSVETYLRHFYRHWTGRQEAVREAELAAIVDVYAVPGALDASLNWYRSGAGTLETARHAAAEPAPAPPPLPHPTEVLWGEADPLFPPDWAEGLDRTLGAHRLRVLPGVGHFIPLEAPGALVDAVRSLL; encoded by the coding sequence ATGGCCCACGACGCATTTCTCGACCTGCCCCCGAGTGACCCGGCCTGGGGTCACGGGCTCTGCACCGACCGGCAGGGCCACCGGGTGCACTACGTCCGCAGCGGCGGCGGTGCCCCGGTGGTGCTCCTCCACGGGTGGCCGGGGTTCTGGTACGACAACCGGCGCGTCATTCCCACACTCGGCGCCGAGGTCGACGTGGTCGCTCCCGACCTGCGCGGCTTCGGCGCCTCCGACGCCCCCGACCTGCCCGCCGCGACCGGCTACGGCCGCGAGGCCCAGGCCCGGGTGGTGCTCGACCTCATGGACGCGCTCGACCTCGAGCGCGCCGTCCTCGCCGGCTATGACGTCGGCTCCGCGGTCGCCCAGACGGTGGCCCGGCTCGCCCCCGGGCGGGTCCGCGGCCTCGTGCTCGGCGCCCCGCTGCACCCCGGCTCGGGCGCCCGCGCGCTGCTGCCCGTCCACCAGCGGGAGTTCTGGTACCAGGACTTCCACCGCCTCCCCCTCGCGGTCGAGCTCGCCGGCCGCGACCGCACCTCGGTGGAGACCTATCTCCGCCACTTCTACCGGCACTGGACCGGACGCCAGGAGGCGGTGCGCGAGGCCGAGCTCGCCGCCATCGTCGACGTCTACGCGGTGCCGGGCGCGCTCGACGCCAGCCTGAACTGGTACCGGTCGGGCGCCGGAACCCTGGAGACGGCACGCCACGCCGCCGCCGAGCCCGCACCCGCCCCGCCGCCGCTGCCGCACCCCACCGAGGTGCTCTGGGGCGAGGCCGACCCGCTCTTCCCCCCCGACTGGGCGGAGGGGCTGGACCGCACCCTCGGCGCCCACCGGCTGCGGGTGCTGCCGGGGGTGGGCCACTTCATCCCCCTCGAGGCGCCCGGGGCGCTGGTGGACGCGGTGCGCTCGCTGCTCTAA
- a CDS encoding methane monooxygenase/ammonia monooxygenase subunit B, translating to MRRFILIALVALLGAAAMTGLRTTSVSAHGEIAQEGFVRMEAVGWWDVKFSKSDLTQNDNMVISGTTKLLETWPSNMSNGNPEVCYLTVVEPGARFVLVDRKINGMESPQSFFCSKGSVYNFSMTLRARDPGNWHVHPALAVKESGTLIGPGQYVNISSSPSGFSFPITLLNGKNIDVEGYGTWLVLGFSAVTLVLGMWWMLYWTVPGGIKRTITRLRVANELPLNQDGGPAVGIITRRDHRHMAYITGATVVLVGVGFVWASSHYSGNIPLQVQWVKPPAPPVEAQLAVAQATDAIYNPATDTLDIVTTVTNTAKTPLTVRAFRTGNLTFLNPLAGLPHGDYEYQMKVNPEAAIDPGQTAKVTLSIPGSVLKQQELLPLGQAQYVVAGVVELTDTEGNRNFDTINTSLNPTST from the coding sequence ATGAGACGGTTCATCCTCATTGCCCTCGTCGCCCTCCTCGGAGCGGCGGCGATGACCGGGCTGCGCACCACCTCGGTGTCCGCCCACGGCGAGATCGCCCAGGAGGGGTTCGTCCGCATGGAGGCGGTCGGCTGGTGGGACGTCAAGTTCTCGAAGTCCGACCTCACCCAGAACGACAACATGGTCATCAGCGGCACCACCAAGCTGCTGGAGACCTGGCCGTCGAACATGAGCAACGGCAACCCCGAGGTCTGCTACCTCACGGTGGTCGAGCCGGGGGCGCGGTTCGTGCTCGTCGACCGCAAGATCAACGGCATGGAGTCGCCGCAGTCCTTCTTCTGCAGCAAGGGCAGCGTCTACAACTTCTCGATGACCCTCCGCGCCCGTGACCCGGGGAACTGGCACGTCCACCCGGCGCTCGCGGTCAAGGAGTCGGGCACCCTCATCGGCCCCGGCCAGTACGTCAACATCAGCTCGAGCCCGTCCGGGTTCAGCTTCCCGATCACCCTGCTGAACGGCAAGAACATCGACGTCGAGGGCTACGGCACCTGGCTGGTGCTCGGCTTCTCGGCGGTCACGCTGGTGCTGGGGATGTGGTGGATGCTGTACTGGACGGTGCCGGGCGGCATCAAGCGCACCATCACCCGGCTGCGGGTCGCCAACGAGCTGCCGCTCAACCAGGACGGCGGCCCCGCGGTGGGCATCATCACCCGTCGCGACCACCGCCACATGGCCTACATCACCGGCGCGACGGTGGTGCTGGTGGGGGTGGGCTTCGTCTGGGCCTCGAGCCACTACTCGGGGAACATCCCGCTGCAGGTGCAGTGGGTGAAGCCGCCGGCCCCGCCGGTGGAGGCGCAGCTCGCCGTCGCGCAGGCCACCGACGCCATCTACAACCCGGCCACCGACACCCTCGACATCGTCACCACGGTGACCAACACCGCCAAGACCCCGCTCACGGTGCGCGCCTTCAGGACCGGCAACCTCACCTTCCTCAACCCGCTCGCCGGGCTGCCGCACGGCGACTACGAGTACCAGATGAAGGTGAACCCCGAGGCCGCCATCGACCCCGGCCAGACCGCGAAGGTCACCCTCAGCATCCCCGGATCGGTGCTCAAGCAACAGGAGCTGCTCCCGCTGGGCCAGGCGCAGTACGTCGTCGCCGGCGTGGTGGAGCTCACCGACACGGAGGGCAACCGCAACTTCGACACCATCAACACGTCGCTCAACCCGACGTCCACGTGA
- a CDS encoding methane monooxygenase/ammonia monooxygenase subunit A: MATATIDLEALRLREIAERRYKFIDRKWDLMFWVTAGFVVGAAANITHLLFAGDWDFWTDWKDRQWWMTITPFATIIIPSALQYIQWRAWRFPTGATYTAVCLFFCTWIGRLLQWKYFINMPINFVWSATWIPAGILTDYVLLKSRSFILTSLIGSAVWTMGFWMSNYIMQLPYLQPTRFMGHTLTVADVQGIGYIRAQTPEYLRIIEHGSLRTFLQETQYVSLAFGTTLCVFGYWVGQFLGRRLAVWPIFKYLKQY; this comes from the coding sequence ATGGCAACCGCGACCATCGACCTCGAGGCGCTGCGGCTCCGGGAGATCGCCGAGCGCAGGTACAAGTTCATCGACCGCAAGTGGGACCTGATGTTCTGGGTGACCGCCGGCTTCGTGGTCGGCGCCGCCGCCAACATCACCCACCTGCTCTTCGCTGGTGACTGGGACTTCTGGACCGACTGGAAGGACCGTCAGTGGTGGATGACGATCACGCCGTTCGCCACCATCATCATCCCCTCCGCCCTGCAGTACATCCAGTGGAGAGCGTGGAGGTTCCCCACCGGGGCCACCTACACGGCGGTCTGTCTCTTCTTCTGCACCTGGATCGGCCGGCTGCTGCAGTGGAAGTACTTCATCAACATGCCGATCAACTTCGTCTGGTCGGCGACCTGGATCCCCGCGGGCATCCTCACCGACTACGTGCTGCTGAAGTCGCGGAGCTTCATCCTCACCTCGCTGATCGGCTCCGCGGTCTGGACGATGGGCTTCTGGATGTCCAACTACATCATGCAGCTGCCCTACCTCCAGCCGACCCGGTTCATGGGGCACACCCTGACCGTTGCCGACGTCCAGGGCATCGGCTACATCCGGGCGCAGACCCCCGAGTACCTCCGCATCATCGAGCACGGCTCGCTGCGCACCTTCCTGCAGGAGACCCAGTACGTGTCGCTCGCGTTCGGCACCACCCTCTGTGTCTTCGGCTACTGGGTGGGGCAGTTCCTGGGGAGACGGCTGGCGGTGTGGCCGATCTTCAAATACCTCAAGCAGTACTGA
- a CDS encoding methane monooxygenase/ammonia monooxygenase subunit C, which produces MTEQVATPELHGAPERVAPAVYDPPDIPGRGPIDWLGGWKWGLISPLILLGLAIAIRIYQAFAVFPWGLDSSTTQFFWMWRMLVVAFLLGVGIFTVLWWRWILQSARSLPQRISRREEVRRIAVFWGLIGATSVNLYIEASFWPNQDGAFHQTLVRDTAFTVSHIPMFYLFFPLGVTLAVGTYLYGRTRIPAVYGPDKGFPWSFFLLISATVTEVAQVAMNEWGHSVNLGNAGAEEFFAVWFHWPFVLYGWLASGIFALWGETILRLYQIEDEEAADARDTAPAAVPTSGAPVGGG; this is translated from the coding sequence GTGACCGAGCAAGTGGCAACACCCGAATTGCACGGGGCGCCGGAGCGCGTCGCCCCCGCCGTCTACGACCCGCCGGACATCCCGGGCAGGGGCCCGATCGATTGGCTGGGGGGGTGGAAGTGGGGCCTCATCTCCCCGCTGATCCTGCTGGGACTGGCCATCGCCATCCGCATCTATCAGGCGTTCGCCGTCTTCCCCTGGGGGCTCGACTCCTCGACCACCCAGTTCTTCTGGATGTGGCGGATGCTGGTCGTCGCCTTCCTGCTGGGGGTCGGCATCTTCACCGTGCTGTGGTGGCGATGGATCCTCCAGAGCGCGAGGAGCCTACCCCAGCGCATCAGCCGCCGCGAGGAGGTACGGCGCATCGCCGTCTTCTGGGGGTTGATCGGCGCCACCAGCGTCAACCTGTACATCGAGGCCAGCTTCTGGCCCAACCAGGACGGCGCCTTCCACCAGACCCTGGTGCGGGACACCGCGTTCACCGTCTCGCACATCCCGATGTTCTACCTGTTCTTCCCGCTGGGGGTCACCCTCGCGGTCGGCACCTACCTCTACGGGCGCACCCGGATCCCCGCGGTCTACGGCCCCGACAAGGGCTTCCCGTGGTCGTTCTTCCTGCTCATCTCCGCGACCGTCACCGAGGTGGCGCAGGTGGCGATGAACGAGTGGGGCCACAGCGTGAACCTGGGCAACGCCGGCGCCGAGGAGTTCTTCGCGGTCTGGTTCCACTGGCCGTTCGTGCTCTACGGCTGGCTGGCCAGCGGCATCTTCGCCCTCTGGGGGGAGACGATCCTGCGTCTCTACCAGATCGAGGACGAGGAGGCGGCCGATGCGCGCGACACCGCGCCCGCGGCCGTGCCCACCAGCGGCGCGCCGGTCGGCGGGGGCTGA